In Microbacterium maritypicum, the following are encoded in one genomic region:
- a CDS encoding FHA domain-containing protein encodes MQTIYRPGQWYLIVIPGALVALPPDATGETVAALWDRLPRERSLATVIDVLTTQAGGSFADMPPFVAAVLEGTDARVAVRGSLAVRVTGADAEAQTFSGADVTTWSERFVPGVSKVEITVDEGGSGSALPVQSGIVLAAAVSADIEPADAEAIAVAAGPAPVLDPASAPASAPSVVAAPPAPVAGTSVPLPPPPGAVPVVSVPAPDAASDLPAVPPSDVADETPDADAEADAEAAADVADADMIESTLVPGEATFAPPVDEFDHLWGATVHTPIEAAAVRPSEEPETPAVDAGAATGDHDGATISAEELRSLRQSAPAAPEAPTEVIPVAAAAPASSGRIRVSSGQVVTLDRTVIIGRRPRSTRASGANLPHLIAVDSPQQDISRSHLEIRPEGDTVVVIDLHTTNGSTLLRPGADPMRLHPGEQTLVLSGDVVDLGDGVTVAFEDLP; translated from the coding sequence ATGCAGACGATCTACCGACCGGGACAGTGGTACCTGATCGTGATTCCGGGCGCCCTGGTGGCGCTGCCACCCGACGCGACGGGTGAGACCGTCGCCGCGCTGTGGGATCGGCTGCCGCGCGAGCGGAGCCTCGCCACGGTCATCGACGTGCTCACGACGCAGGCGGGCGGTTCGTTCGCCGACATGCCGCCGTTCGTCGCAGCCGTGCTGGAGGGCACCGACGCCAGGGTCGCCGTGCGCGGCTCGCTCGCCGTGCGGGTCACCGGCGCGGACGCCGAGGCGCAGACGTTCTCCGGCGCCGACGTCACCACGTGGAGCGAGCGCTTCGTTCCGGGGGTCTCGAAGGTGGAGATCACGGTCGACGAGGGCGGTTCGGGCTCCGCCCTTCCCGTGCAGAGCGGCATCGTGCTCGCGGCAGCCGTGAGCGCCGACATCGAGCCGGCCGACGCCGAGGCGATCGCGGTCGCCGCGGGCCCGGCGCCCGTGCTCGATCCGGCATCCGCACCGGCGTCCGCGCCCTCCGTCGTCGCTGCGCCCCCGGCTCCGGTGGCCGGCACCTCGGTCCCGCTGCCGCCGCCACCCGGGGCCGTGCCCGTGGTGTCGGTGCCGGCGCCCGACGCCGCATCCGACCTGCCCGCTGTGCCCCCGAGCGACGTCGCCGACGAGACACCGGATGCCGATGCCGAAGCCGACGCCGAAGCCGCGGCAGATGTGGCCGACGCCGACATGATCGAGTCGACGCTGGTGCCGGGGGAGGCGACCTTCGCTCCGCCGGTCGACGAGTTCGACCACCTGTGGGGCGCGACCGTGCACACCCCGATCGAGGCCGCCGCGGTCCGCCCGAGCGAGGAGCCGGAGACGCCCGCCGTCGACGCCGGTGCCGCGACCGGCGATCACGACGGTGCGACGATCTCCGCCGAAGAGCTCCGCAGTCTGCGACAGAGCGCGCCCGCGGCACCCGAGGCTCCCACCGAGGTCATCCCGGTGGCCGCTGCGGCCCCGGCGTCCTCGGGGCGCATCCGGGTGTCGTCGGGGCAGGTGGTGACCCTCGACCGGACGGTCATCATCGGACGCCGACCGCGCTCCACCCGCGCGAGCGGGGCGAACCTGCCGCATCTGATCGCGGTGGACAGCCCGCAGCAGGACATCTCGCGCAGCCACCTCGAGATCCGGCCGGAGGGCGACACGGTCGTGGTCATCGACCTGCACACCACGAACGGCTCGACGCTGCTGCGTCCCGGCGCCGACCCCATGCGACTGCACCCCGGTGAGCAGACTCTCGTCCTGTCCGGGGATGTGGTGGACCTCGGCGACGGGGTGACCGTCGCGTTCGAGGACCTGCCGTGA
- a CDS encoding RDD family protein yields the protein MTQPALDQIAPISRRAVAYVIDALIAGGLGLVLGGGLLLASMLSGGLEASITVLLIGGPIVSLVLLAWFIVYTVMQAGKGSIGMRAKGLRLVSAADGEPLGFGRALLRNIIFGLAGAIVVGYFSPLFDGSGRFQGWHDKVASSLMLDARVPAPEPDVEEAPVPEAPPLLPAPSFERLPPAPMPGFAPAAHPAAAPAPAQAAEPAPPAAPAPVARSYMAPVQDSGMIAYVPGVTQPSSPAKAPAPAAPVAPVAPAAPAAPAPVAAPPAPPAPVAAPPVPPAPAAPPVPPAPVTPAAPPAPPTPPAAPAAAAPAATAPAAAAPTPAPADDDLEETRISIPGHRLVFTWDDGTRIPVSRRTVFGRNPAPEEGVVVVPVRDETLSLSKTHFEAAAETSGGWILDRHSTNGLTLVREGQRISCPAGQRVPIKLGDVIEIGDRVVMVGGYA from the coding sequence ATGACGCAGCCAGCGCTCGATCAGATCGCGCCGATCTCCCGTCGCGCGGTCGCCTACGTCATCGACGCCCTGATCGCCGGCGGACTCGGCCTCGTTCTCGGCGGTGGCCTGCTGCTCGCCTCGATGCTCTCGGGTGGACTCGAGGCCTCGATCACCGTGCTCCTCATCGGCGGCCCGATCGTGAGCCTGGTGCTGCTCGCCTGGTTCATCGTGTACACCGTCATGCAGGCGGGTAAGGGCTCGATCGGGATGCGGGCGAAGGGCCTGCGCCTGGTCTCCGCCGCCGACGGAGAGCCGCTCGGGTTCGGGCGCGCGCTGCTCCGCAACATCATCTTCGGCCTCGCCGGAGCCATCGTCGTCGGCTACTTCAGCCCGCTGTTCGACGGCTCGGGCCGCTTCCAGGGATGGCATGACAAGGTCGCGTCGTCGCTGATGCTCGACGCCCGGGTGCCCGCACCGGAACCCGACGTCGAGGAGGCACCGGTGCCCGAGGCGCCACCGCTCCTGCCTGCACCGTCGTTCGAGCGCCTTCCTCCGGCACCGATGCCGGGATTCGCTCCGGCGGCGCATCCCGCAGCCGCACCGGCACCCGCACAGGCCGCGGAGCCGGCCCCGCCCGCTGCCCCGGCGCCGGTCGCTCGGAGCTACATGGCCCCCGTGCAGGACTCCGGCATGATCGCCTACGTCCCCGGGGTCACCCAGCCGTCGTCGCCCGCGAAGGCTCCGGCACCCGCAGCGCCTGTCGCCCCTGTGGCTCCCGCAGCTCCTGCGGCTCCCGCGCCGGTCGCGGCTCCGCCCGCCCCGCCGGCGCCCGTCGCCGCCCCGCCGGTTCCGCCCGCACCCGCGGCACCGCCCGTGCCACCCGCGCCGGTGACGCCGGCAGCACCGCCGGCACCGCCGACCCCTCCGGCCGCACCCGCCGCCGCAGCACCGGCTGCGACCGCACCCGCTGCCGCGGCGCCGACACCCGCGCCGGCGGACGACGACCTCGAAGAGACCCGCATCAGCATCCCGGGGCACCGGCTGGTGTTCACGTGGGACGACGGGACGCGCATCCCCGTCTCGCGTCGCACCGTGTTCGGGCGCAACCCCGCCCCCGAGGAGGGCGTCGTGGTCGTGCCCGTGCGCGACGAGACCCTCTCGCTGTCGAAGACGCATTTCGAGGCCGCAGCCGAGACCTCGGGCGGCTGGATCCTCGACCGTCACTCCACCAACGGGCTGACCCTCGTGCGCGAGGGTCAGCGCATCTCCTGCCCCGCAGGCCAGCGCGTGCCGATCAAGCTCGGCGACGTGATCGAGATCGGCGACCGCGTCGTCATGGTCGGAGGATACGCATGA
- a CDS encoding transglutaminaseTgpA domain-containing protein, with the protein MTAPATASATLTPRRWILDLGATALLVATSMVGFWPTFAGPSFLPAVIGGILLGLAIAAVATWRRWGILIVAGLTVAAYFVFGAAFALPQTAILGFIPTLETLQKLALGTVTAWKQMLTTVAPVAAADGHLIVPFLLALVVTALTASLALRLSQVAWALLPAGVLLMLVIALGTPEPAFPLVQGLVFAVVSMSWLALRQLWAPQNMAVSVSEVDPSRAAHMRTRRLLAGVAVLAVAGGAGVATAAVATPAQPRHVFRDVIIPPFDIRDYPSPLQAFRKNVRDEAEETLFTVQGLPKGARIRTAVMDQFDGMVYNVTDGGPTSSSAFAPLRSNMAPEAEGVPVTLKFEIDEYRGVWMPTAGELSEIRFDGDRAEDLRRGTFVNTVTGTAVATPKLTAGDEYAVDAVMPSEPDDEQLAEVAFGKVSMPKPSNVPEELTSLAAETVAGAETPIEQVRALETFLSEGGFFSHGLEGEVLSRAGHTAERISTLVGADQMIGDDEQYAVAMALLAGQLDIPARVVMGYYPDDEQAGEAVFTATGDNVHAWVEVNFEGVGWMTFNPTPPEDQVPNDQNTKPRVDPKPQVLQPPPPPQEPVDLPPTLPDDRESEDESLNLAGIIGAILLIGGISLAVIAVLASPFIVIGAWKAAKRRSRRAAARTSDRISGGWDELTDRAVDYGARLAPGGTRIEEAAVVASALTVPQVTALAERADSEVFGPAEPSPQDVESFWHEVDEIVGGLGKEAGFWKRVKARLSVRSLVGGTAVSNGLQNLKEAAAARVRREPGTIKNSTTTSSSESETP; encoded by the coding sequence ATGACCGCGCCCGCCACCGCGTCCGCCACGCTGACCCCGCGGCGTTGGATCCTCGACCTCGGGGCGACGGCTCTCCTGGTCGCGACGTCGATGGTCGGATTCTGGCCGACCTTCGCCGGACCCTCCTTCCTCCCCGCCGTCATCGGCGGCATCCTGCTCGGCCTCGCGATCGCGGCCGTCGCGACGTGGCGGCGCTGGGGCATCCTGATCGTCGCGGGGCTCACCGTGGCCGCGTACTTCGTGTTCGGCGCCGCGTTCGCGCTGCCGCAGACCGCGATCCTCGGATTCATCCCCACGCTCGAGACGCTGCAGAAGCTCGCGCTGGGCACGGTCACCGCGTGGAAGCAGATGCTCACCACGGTCGCCCCGGTGGCAGCGGCCGACGGGCACCTGATCGTCCCGTTCCTGCTGGCGCTCGTGGTGACCGCGCTGACCGCCTCGCTCGCACTGCGCCTGTCGCAGGTCGCGTGGGCGCTGCTGCCGGCCGGTGTGCTGCTCATGCTCGTGATCGCGCTGGGCACGCCGGAGCCGGCCTTCCCGCTCGTGCAGGGGCTCGTGTTCGCCGTGGTGAGCATGTCGTGGCTGGCACTGCGTCAGCTCTGGGCGCCGCAGAACATGGCCGTGTCGGTGAGCGAGGTCGATCCGTCCCGCGCGGCGCACATGCGCACTCGGCGCCTGCTGGCCGGAGTGGCCGTGCTGGCCGTCGCAGGTGGGGCGGGCGTCGCCACGGCCGCGGTCGCGACCCCCGCACAGCCGCGTCACGTGTTCCGCGACGTCATCATCCCGCCGTTCGACATCCGCGACTACCCGAGCCCGCTGCAGGCCTTCCGCAAGAACGTGCGCGATGAGGCCGAGGAGACGCTCTTCACCGTGCAGGGTCTGCCCAAGGGCGCCCGCATCCGCACGGCTGTGATGGACCAGTTCGACGGCATGGTCTACAACGTCACCGACGGCGGTCCGACGTCGTCGAGCGCGTTCGCTCCGCTGCGGTCGAACATGGCGCCGGAGGCCGAGGGCGTCCCCGTCACGCTGAAGTTCGAGATCGACGAGTACCGGGGCGTGTGGATGCCGACGGCCGGCGAACTGTCCGAGATCCGGTTCGACGGCGACCGCGCGGAGGACCTGCGCCGCGGCACCTTCGTCAACACGGTGACCGGCACGGCCGTGGCCACGCCGAAGCTGACTGCGGGCGACGAGTACGCGGTCGACGCCGTGATGCCGAGCGAGCCCGACGACGAGCAGCTGGCCGAGGTGGCGTTCGGCAAGGTGTCGATGCCGAAGCCCAGCAACGTGCCGGAAGAGCTGACCTCGCTGGCCGCCGAGACCGTGGCGGGTGCCGAGACGCCGATCGAGCAGGTGCGGGCGCTGGAGACCTTCCTCTCCGAGGGCGGCTTCTTCAGCCACGGCCTCGAGGGTGAGGTGCTGTCGCGTGCCGGCCACACCGCCGAGCGCATCTCGACGCTCGTCGGCGCCGACCAGATGATCGGCGACGATGAGCAGTACGCCGTGGCGATGGCGCTGCTGGCCGGGCAGCTCGACATCCCCGCCCGCGTCGTCATGGGGTACTACCCCGACGACGAGCAGGCGGGAGAAGCGGTCTTCACCGCCACCGGCGACAACGTGCACGCGTGGGTCGAGGTCAACTTCGAGGGCGTCGGATGGATGACCTTCAACCCGACCCCGCCCGAGGACCAGGTCCCCAACGACCAGAACACCAAGCCCCGCGTCGACCCGAAGCCGCAGGTGCTGCAGCCGCCGCCCCCGCCGCAGGAGCCGGTCGACCTGCCGCCGACGCTGCCCGACGACCGCGAGTCGGAGGACGAGAGCCTGAACCTCGCCGGCATCATCGGCGCGATCCTGCTGATCGGCGGGATCTCGCTCGCGGTGATCGCCGTGCTCGCCTCGCCGTTCATCGTGATCGGCGCGTGGAAGGCCGCGAAGCGTCGCTCCCGTCGCGCCGCCGCCCGCACCTCCGACCGCATCAGCGGTGGCTGGGACGAGCTGACCGACCGCGCCGTCGACTACGGAGCGCGTCTGGCCCCCGGCGGCACCCGCATCGAAGAGGCCGCCGTCGTGGCGTCCGCGCTGACGGTCCCGCAGGTGACCGCGCTGGCCGAGCGCGCCGACTCGGAGGTGTTCGGTCCTGCCGAGCCCAGCCCGCAGGACGTGGAGTCGTTCTGGCACGAGGTCGATGAGATCGTCGGCGGACTCGGCAAGGAGGCCGGCTTCTGGAAGCGCGTCAAGGCGCGACTGAGCGTGCGGTCCCTGGTCGGCGGCACGGCGGTCTCGAACGGACTGCAGAACCTGAAGGAAGCGGCGGCCGCGCGCGTTCGTCGCGAACCTGGCACCATCAAGAACAGCACGACGACTTCGTCCTCCGAGAGTGAGACCCCATGA
- a CDS encoding protein kinase, whose protein sequence is MNRRPSPPPSLPGFTYVEPLGTGGFADVFLYEQEMPRRRVAVKVLLADRISSGAAQEFADEANVMAMLSTHPAIVTIYQAGVAGDGRPYLVMEYCPRPNLQIRSRKEPFSVAEALRVGIQVAGAVETAHRAGVLHRDIKPANILVTEYNRPALTDFGIASTTGATGESSGMSIPWSPPESFAEPPQSGPRTDVWALGATLYTLLAGRSPFERPSERNSSADLIERIERAALPNLARPDSPDSLQRLLDRAMAKNPDDRFPSAVAFARALQKVQIELSHSVTPIDIVDDHPPAEDLEDDGDGLTRVREIVSIDPGTQSATRPSAMTQPKGPSVVVPDAPRFEMPPRPEPAVEQTQRRRDVEASVPGATPSPAAPVVPDRDDRTIVRPPQVVQPQAPVAAPRIEPAAPAASAAAPAPLAEAADHPQRSRRGLWITLAAVAAVVVVVGGIFGLNALVANLGTEPQPEATAQEVDPQDPVSDAVPKVTELTGTRQGDQVTFTWTNPDPVEDDSFIWSETGGAADGAVRQAPDETVTFTPASTGEVCIEVMLRRGDGRASEPVTGCVG, encoded by the coding sequence GTGAACCGACGCCCCTCGCCGCCGCCCTCGCTGCCCGGCTTCACCTATGTGGAGCCGCTGGGCACGGGTGGGTTCGCCGACGTGTTCCTGTACGAGCAGGAGATGCCGCGGCGTCGCGTCGCGGTGAAGGTGCTGCTCGCCGACCGCATCTCCAGCGGTGCGGCGCAGGAGTTCGCCGACGAGGCGAACGTCATGGCGATGCTGTCGACGCATCCGGCGATCGTCACGATCTACCAGGCGGGTGTCGCCGGCGACGGCCGTCCGTACCTGGTGATGGAGTACTGCCCGCGGCCGAACCTGCAGATCCGCTCCCGCAAGGAGCCGTTCTCGGTGGCCGAGGCGCTGCGCGTCGGCATCCAGGTGGCCGGAGCGGTGGAGACCGCCCACCGTGCCGGGGTGCTGCACCGCGACATCAAGCCGGCGAACATCCTCGTCACCGAGTACAACCGTCCGGCGCTGACCGACTTCGGGATCGCGTCGACGACCGGTGCGACGGGCGAGTCCTCCGGGATGTCGATCCCGTGGTCGCCGCCGGAGTCGTTCGCCGAGCCGCCGCAGAGCGGTCCTCGTACCGACGTTTGGGCGCTCGGTGCCACGCTGTACACGCTGCTGGCCGGACGCTCGCCGTTCGAGCGGCCGAGTGAGCGCAACTCCAGCGCCGACCTGATCGAGCGCATCGAACGCGCCGCCCTGCCGAATCTGGCCCGCCCCGATTCGCCCGACAGCCTGCAGCGCCTCCTCGACCGTGCGATGGCGAAGAACCCCGACGACCGCTTCCCGAGCGCCGTCGCCTTCGCTCGTGCGCTGCAGAAGGTGCAGATCGAGCTCTCGCACTCGGTGACGCCGATCGACATCGTCGACGATCACCCGCCGGCGGAGGACCTGGAGGACGACGGCGACGGGCTCACCCGCGTGCGGGAGATCGTCAGCATCGACCCGGGGACGCAGAGCGCGACCCGGCCGTCGGCGATGACGCAGCCGAAGGGTCCGTCGGTCGTGGTGCCCGACGCTCCGCGCTTCGAGATGCCGCCGCGCCCCGAGCCGGCCGTCGAGCAGACGCAGCGTCGCCGGGATGTGGAGGCGTCCGTCCCGGGCGCGACTCCGTCTCCCGCCGCCCCGGTGGTGCCCGATCGCGATGACCGCACCATCGTGCGGCCGCCGCAGGTCGTGCAGCCGCAGGCGCCGGTCGCGGCGCCCCGGATCGAGCCGGCGGCGCCCGCCGCATCGGCCGCCGCGCCCGCCCCCCTCGCCGAGGCGGCCGACCACCCGCAGCGCAGCCGCAGGGGACTGTGGATCACTCTGGCCGCCGTGGCAGCCGTCGTCGTGGTCGTCGGCGGGATCTTCGGCCTGAACGCCCTGGTCGCGAACCTCGGCACCGAGCCCCAGCCCGAGGCCACCGCGCAGGAGGTCGACCCGCAGGACCCGGTGTCCGACGCCGTGCCCAAGGTCACCGAGCTCACCGGCACGCGGCAGGGCGACCAGGTGACCTTCACGTGGACGAACCCCGATCCGGTCGAGGACGACAGCTTCATCTGGTCCGAGACGGGTGGTGCGGCAGACGGCGCCGTCCGGCAGGCGCCCGACGAGACGGTCACGTTCACGCCCGCGTCGACGGGCGAGGTGTGCATCGAGGTGATGCTGCGTCGCGGCGACGGGCGTGCTTCCGAACCCGTCACGGGGTGCGTCGGATGA
- a CDS encoding PP2C family serine/threonine-protein phosphatase — protein sequence MTRPLIVATGAATHSGLRRPLNEDSYMASPPLFLVADGMGGHEAGERASATVIDEFARYIGRVDLELEDLLEALARARSAVEALSTDGSGRAGTTLSGVVVASVEGMGYWLTVNIGDSRTYRLADGELEQISVDHSVVQELIESGELTAAEAATDRRRNIITRAIGASSTGDADYWLFPAELGDRMLICSDGLTTEVSDERITQILAAEPDPQRAADILVDEAVQAGGRDNITVVIVDAVSVAARRGALLQADDVDADTRPREAAAGGVR from the coding sequence ATGACCCGTCCGCTCATCGTCGCCACGGGCGCCGCGACCCATTCGGGCCTGCGCCGCCCGCTCAACGAGGACTCGTACATGGCGAGCCCGCCACTGTTCCTCGTCGCCGACGGCATGGGCGGGCACGAGGCGGGCGAGCGCGCGAGCGCGACCGTCATCGACGAGTTCGCGCGCTACATCGGCCGGGTCGACCTCGAGCTGGAGGATCTGCTCGAAGCGCTGGCCCGCGCCCGGTCGGCGGTCGAGGCCCTGTCCACCGACGGCAGCGGCCGGGCGGGCACCACGCTGAGCGGCGTCGTCGTCGCCTCGGTCGAGGGGATGGGCTACTGGCTCACCGTGAACATCGGCGACTCGCGTACCTACCGCCTCGCCGACGGCGAGCTCGAGCAGATCAGCGTCGACCACTCGGTGGTGCAGGAGCTCATCGAATCGGGCGAGCTCACCGCGGCGGAGGCTGCCACGGATCGTCGCCGCAACATCATCACGCGGGCGATCGGCGCCAGCAGCACCGGCGACGCCGACTACTGGCTCTTCCCGGCGGAGCTCGGCGATCGGATGCTCATCTGCTCCGACGGTCTGACCACCGAGGTCTCCGACGAGCGGATCACGCAGATCCTGGCCGCCGAGCCCGATCCGCAGCGGGCGGCCGACATTCTGGTCGACGAGGCCGTGCAGGCGGGCGGTCGCGACAACATCACCGTGGTCATCGTCGATGCCGTGTCGGTGGCGGCGCGCCGGGGGGCGCTGCTCCAAGCCGACGACGTCGATGCCGACACGCGTCCACGAGAAGCCGCAGCAGGAGGGGTTCGCTGA